Proteins encoded in a region of the Bacillota bacterium genome:
- a CDS encoding PaaI family thioesterase, which yields MDFIDDGKCFACGPRNPIGLKLKFRMDDKGRAVAVFEPGEEFQGFAGVVHGGIVCALLDEAMAWALILRGKLAVTVTLSARFRRPVRVGSKVTVSGELVKSGSARHVLRSEIRDASGELAAEAEGTFLVVSDVQPREVGHEDRT from the coding sequence ATGGACTTCATAGACGACGGAAAGTGTTTCGCCTGTGGCCCGAGGAACCCTATCGGGCTGAAGCTGAAGTTCCGCATGGACGACAAAGGCCGGGCCGTGGCAGTGTTTGAGCCCGGCGAGGAGTTCCAGGGCTTCGCGGGGGTGGTGCATGGAGGAATCGTGTGCGCCTTGCTGGACGAGGCCATGGCGTGGGCCCTTATCCTCCGCGGGAAGCTCGCGGTCACCGTCACGCTGTCCGCGAGATTCAGGAGGCCCGTTCGCGTGGGGAGCAAGGTAACTGTCTCGGGTGAGCTGGTGAAGAGCGGCTCAGCCAGGCACGTCCTCAGATCCGAGATAAGGGACGCGTCCGGGGAGCTTGCCGCGGAAGCGGAGGGCACGTTCCTCGTTGTATCGGACGTGCAGCCCCGAGAGGTTGGTCACGAGGACCGCACGTGA
- a CDS encoding reverse transcriptase-like protein, which produces MSVPVTRPLTRPRRCQHAFLHHTVRVLINMSVGGSTLLPLTARFVITSGRGAPLAEVAYTWQNAAEDEAALRAVLEALRIARRYQAERVVVYIDNERAVSVVTGTGKIPREFVGLALQIRALAHTYRAFDVRYGMSVVAPTLLDVGRPAVSRTGEDAACVDGHGDDPASHYHLAKGRSRTGSMEDEAQEWTS; this is translated from the coding sequence ATGAGCGTGCCTGTTACGCGCCCGTTGACGAGGCCGAGGAGATGCCAGCACGCATTCCTCCATCATACAGTGAGGGTTCTCATCAACATGTCCGTGGGTGGGAGCACGCTTCTGCCTCTCACAGCTCGCTTCGTGATCACCAGCGGGAGAGGCGCCCCCTTGGCCGAGGTGGCCTACACGTGGCAGAATGCCGCAGAAGACGAGGCCGCGCTGCGTGCCGTCCTCGAGGCGTTGAGGATAGCCAGGAGGTATCAGGCCGAACGTGTCGTAGTTTACATAGATAACGAGCGCGCGGTCTCGGTCGTCACAGGCACCGGAAAGATCCCTCGCGAGTTTGTCGGGCTTGCTCTTCAGATAAGGGCACTCGCCCATACTTATAGGGCTTTCGATGTACGCTACGGCATGTCCGTGGTGGCTCCCACGCTGCTTGATGTGGGCAGGCCCGCGGTGTCTCGCACGGGCGAGGACGCAGCGTGCGTGGACGGACATGGTGACGATCCGGCGTCACATTATCATCTGGCGAAGGGCCGCAGCCGGACGGGCAGCATGGAGGACGAGGCACAGGAATGGACTTCATAG